The genomic region AACAGAGGTATAGGGaactaaattaaaaaatcaaagtaGCAGCAATCTCAATATATTGTGTAAGGAGTTAGCACTATAAACTAAGGGTGATGATTTCAATCCGCAAAGTAATTTCACCTGAACAGACTGCAAAACCCTCGTGTCACAGATGCTCATGGTGTCTAGCACTGTAGGCCTGCATGATCTTTGGTCTGATGATTGAATTTGATAGACATAAAGGTCCCCCAGTTTCTAGGACTACTTGGAACATGCTAGTTTATTTGATTGCAAAGTTTTCAAATTCTTATAACTAATACCAAACAGGCATTCCTCTAGATGTAGAATATCTGACCCACAAAGTGTGGTCCAACCTTATTTTTGCTCCATACATGTGGGATTGGATTGGCAAAGTTGATGTAGTGCAGTTTGTTGGTCAGATGTCCTTCTTCCCCATCTCCAGACAAACAATATATGGTTGTTGCATCTTATTTGAGAAGCACAGATATAAGCAGATATCCGCTAATAGCAAACACACTTTTGAAGAAATTAAGGCCATTCTCATCTATGCTTGACTTGCTTATTTCATTTAAAGGAATTTGGCTTCTGCAGAACGCCTATTTTCAGAAATGGTAAAATGGTTTGCTATAGCTTTTAAGTCCTTTCCCATTTGTACATCTCGGAGGCAAAAAATCCCATTCTCTCAGGACTAAAATAAATTTGGGCATTCAATTCCCCACCTATTGACTACATAAAAAGCTAAATAAACAAATAACTATGCCAGAATTTCTAATTTTCCTCTGTTGGGCATTGTCCAAAATGCAGAAAAACTTATTTACCACATCCACAGAGAGTCAAGAGCCCCACTTTCTCCTAGTCAGAAGCATTTACCTGATTGTAGATTCGGGGGCCTTAACATACTATAACTTAAAATCAGATATGTTCTTTCATAACCGGATTCTTACAAAACTTCCATGAACGAAAACATATTCCAGAAGCTACTCACAGTGTTAGAATCCTCCAACTTCTCCAAGAACCGCATTCCAACTCTGACATCTGTGGACTGCAGTGACCTATTCCCAGTGTTACTATCCTGAGCTGATGAAAAAGAGGGCCTCGGCCTCAGAAACCTCTCGAAAATGGCCATGACCAAAAACATGGAAATCAGAATGGCAGTTGCCACAAACCCAAAGGACACTGCATTCACAGAGTTGTCGAAATGCCTCCAGTGGTCTTCCCTGGTGATGTCTCTCGATGCTTCTTGGCTGGAGGGAGAAATGTTCCATGAATTCTCATTCATGTCTTCTCACTTCAGCAATCATTCA from Cryptomeria japonica chromosome 3, Sugi_1.0, whole genome shotgun sequence harbors:
- the LOC131033638 gene encoding uncharacterized protein LOC131033638, with protein sequence MNENSWNISPSSQEASRDITREDHWRHFDNSVNAVSFGFVATAILISMFLVMAIFERFLRPRPSFSSAQDSNTGNRSLQSTDVRVGMRFLEKLEDSNTVSTYARGVSVVMPGQDIPTFIAHPVPVACPPEGISWPLHEEGYYFGSSSLGVNSFQTDQEKSDNAARSV